One Lepisosteus oculatus isolate fLepOcu1 chromosome 12, fLepOcu1.hap2, whole genome shotgun sequence genomic window, TACGCATTGGGTTGACATAACTGCCTTTGCAACCCttgttaaaaactatttttttgttgttcaaaatCGCCCAAcccaaatatttaaaagttcATTCACAAGCAAGTATTGTGCTCATATTCATCTCAATGTCATTCGCCATTTTGAAAGGTTTGGATTCTTCTCGGTGAGCAGATATTAATTTAGTTAGGCAAGATTTAAATGTCATCTTTTCCAAATTCCAGTCCGCCCAGTGCCTTCTTCACTCTGCTTTGCTGTAGCCTTCCGCGGGTGCCAGGACTTTCTTCCTCTGTCTCAACATGTGAAAGTACAGCTGAGGAAAGActgttgaaagaaaagaaagagccaCTGAAAGTAACATCACTTAAAGCAACCGCATATTTAAGAAACTCCTTTTGAAAGGGCTTATCTCTTCCACATTTCAAGCTCACAAACTAGACTGGCACTGGTAACGCCTGACAgcaagaattattatttttttctctttgtggtCCAGCTTTTGAAAACACAGCGATATGAAACAGAATGCTTTTCAAATATGAATTCTTCTACTTACGTGGAATGTAAGAGACCATTGTCAGAATGAGGAATGTGTAGTAATCGAAAGAGAAGTTGAATTTGTTTGGCAGTCTGATTGAATACATCCCGGTTTCTCTCACATAGGGAAGAGCAGCATAAATAGTCAGGAGCTCCCCAGTGACTCCCATAGGATACAGAACAATGAAGAGGGTATATCTGGAAAACAGCAGGAGAGGGGACTTTCAGTCACCCAGTTTTCCCCATTTCATTTCTTAGCATTATGCacatataaaataaacagcCTTGCCAAAATCAAGATGTAGACTTGACAAAGAAGCCAGTGGCGCTATTCTGGCACAGCCTTCCTCAGACCCTGAACCTCCCCATGTGGACAAAAGGCCACGGCACGGCATTTACTGGCTGCAGCGTTCCGCTGTACAAGACCGCACTAGAGAGGCCGTCTTTCTGCTGCAGTAGTGAATTAGAACAGCGGTTCAGAACCAAACAGCAATCGCAGCAGAATGTCGCACAGACAACGTAACAACGATGGGCGCACTGTGATGAATGGAATAAGGAAGTGAGAATATCAAGGTTTAAACTAATATTGACACACCACAATACAGAGCAAAAATAGGCTTATAACGCAGTCAAAATACTTCAGATAATCgtaaaatgctgtcaaatgttAGTATTAATAAAGGTCTGGTTAAACACCGCTACACGATGCATTTTTGGCATTCActttcacaacagcgacatctTATTGTGTAAAGCTGCAAATACGTGGGTTGTACACTTCATTGCAGTGTGTGAAGGGATTCACCCACCTGTCATGACGTCATTTCATCTATATACTTTAAAGCAACGATATTAATACATATTCCCTTACACTTGGCTTATAAGCATTACAGTTCCTtaaaatacagtagcttttaaagtcaattttttaaacacaaagcagaaaccaaAGATGGAATTGGAGTCTGATTCACAATCTGCTACCTGGCAACGCTGGAAAGCAGGGACAGCAGCAAAAACAAGTTCCCTGGGGTAAATCTATTCAAGACCTTGTTGCCAAGGCTTTGAAATCCTGCATTACGCAGCTAAAGCATCACAAACTCCTCTCTTGTTTCTCTGTGACAGCGACATCCTTAGATTTGTAACTTGTTAAAAGACATTGAGAAGTACAGCTATTTATTTGCAGATACTACTTGCAATAATATTACAGACAAGGTGCTAATTTTTTTTATCCTAAaggtaaacaacaacaaaaaaaccctCTCTCGCGCTTATGGTTGACTCAACGTTATTTTAAAACGAGAGAAAATCCCCAGGTCGAAGTGAGGCAGTGATTTCTGGAAATGTTTTTGATCGTTTCCCGATCAGCTGGGAATGACGAGGGACATGTCAGGCCAAGATAAAAAGGAAACAGCGAGCCTGCTTTCTCATAGGTAAGAGGCGAGGGGAGAAGTACAGTTCACTCATCTGTTAGTAGACTTGACACAGGAGGAATCCGGTGAGGGAAAAGCAAGGTTACAGACCAGGTTGGGGGGGATGGTTTTAGCATCAAGGGTTGACCCCTGATTCCCCATGGTTTATTATTCAGGTCATGGTTAATAGGATGCAGGGACCCAGTAATGGGGGATAATGTGTGCAGGTCCTTCAGTGCCAAGCTACCAGGGCAAGGTAACCCGAAATGGTTACTAGCAACCATGTGTATGTTTCAACTACTACGCACAGTCAAATTGTTACCAGTTCTGTATTGCAGAGGTTTGAGTTAACAGAAAGCTACTTCATACTTGCTTACCTTGCCCATTTAATAAGGTATGGCAGATGGTTCAGTAGACTGAACGTGTAGAAGGAGTAGCGAATGATTTCCGTTATTGTCCAAGCAACCACAAAAAGCAGAACGCTGTCTTCATTTTGTACCTGTTAAGGTAAGATAGAGTGCAATGTCAGAACTTATATCATTTTAACTGGCCTCAGTAAGTTAGTCCAGATGCAGGGTGTTATTGAAACTGCTTAAATCTAGCTTGAAAAACGTATGCAATGCATGACAATTTTCACAGCCATTTCAAAGCATGTCAAATTTAGTAATAAGAACAATGCCATTTTTATTACATTGTCTTAATATAGCTACAAGCAGCTTCCAAGGAATTCAAAGGATTCCCAAAAAGTTAACATTCCAGTTAAGCCACACTCATGACAATGTTAATTGACCTTTCTGTTTTACAGCAGCTCATTAGAAACTGACTTACAGGCCTGGATGGTTCAGCAAGATAGTCTCTCTCTGTGGTAAACAAACAAGATCTCACCTTCAGTCAATTCACAGACTGACAATATGGAGGTGAACCCAAACTGAagcatcaataaaataaaacgaTCCTCTCGAATACATTCAATATAGCAGCGTGAAAGCTAACAGAAGTGTGCTAATTTGCTCAACAACCAGCAGGGGAGGACAAGGGCTGTATTTTAAGAACTTTCCAGATGGCAGAAGGTGGTAAAACTGATGTCTTtggtatttttcatttaaaacacttttttttttacttgcttcCACAAGACAAAGAAATGTGTTTATGGGAAATTCAAAAAATCCCAAAAGAAAGTCTAAAATACTTGGCTTCGATCTACTTGATCTGAGCTGGGGATGGCAGAAGGGAGCTGGCGTTCCAAGTGCTGACAAAACGATGCCGGAAAAACCAGCCGGTAGACCCTGGCAGCTATTTGGAGTTCATCCTTTTCCTGAGCTTCCCTCAGAACTCACTGTCAACTTGTCCAAGACTTTGCAAACATTCAGCGAAACATTTCTCACTGCTACTTGCacttcagggtcgcaggggaacCAGAGCCCAGACCCGCAAGCACTGGGCACCAGGCAGAGCGCACCCTGGAGAGGAGGCCGATCCTCAAGTTAATCCCTACCTCTCAAGTGTGCTTCCTTTTCTGCACTGGGGTGAAATTACATCTCATTCACCTAGCAATGACACAGAAGCTACTGCTAGTCAGCCAGGACTCTCCAGTGGAACAGGGAACCCGTGATTATTCGGGTACCAGCGGGGAACCTGTGATGTCATTCAGGGACACACCTCTCCTCCAAACAGCGCTGCGCTTCTCGTAAGTGACCGCGGACTTTGCAGCGCAGGGAACGATGAAGGGATATCTGTGGGTGGACTGCTAGGAGGAGGAGCCAGTTTGCATTCCTCATTCCCTCCCCCCCAGCTCATACAGGGGTTGCCGGTATGAGAAAATTAGGTATTAAGCCGCGGAACAACTGTACCTCTTTGACACTGTGTGTCACTGCCCAGGTGAGAAACACCCTTGACATCACCTGGAATCCTGTCAGAACCACCGAGGATGGGACAATTCCTGTTCGAAAAAACACAAGGCATATTTACAATCTAAACGATTAAAGCACTAACCTATAGGTTTTCATTATCATTGTTCAAAAACATGGGCGGAGAGGTGGcgctgtggctcaggatctgcgcctgtggctggaaggttgccgattcgtatcccgcggccggcagaggaatcctactccgttgggcccctgagcaaggccctgaaccccagctgctccaggggcgccgaatgaatggctgaccctgcgctctgacccccagcttctctccctgtctgtgtgtctcatggagagcaagctggggtatgtgaaaagacaaattcctaatacaagaaatagtatatggctgataaagtgatcttatctaataaaaaatattttagcattaTGTGGAATATACAATCgtgtaaatgcagaaaataatacCTCTAAATGTCCACAGCTGTGTTGCACACGCTTCTAATAGAGAGGATCAAATTTACCTTGTAAATCCTTAATAAAGACCCGTGCACTATGAACCTCCCATCAATATCTTTATCTTATTTACGTATACACACCTTTTC contains:
- the hacd2 gene encoding very-long-chain (3R)-3-hydroxyacyl-CoA dehydratase 2; this encodes MARHTAAAAKAAPVEAPPRRKKGPGALATAYLVIYNVVMTAGWLVIAVGLVRAYLAKGSHHGLYYSIEKPLKFFQTGALLEILHCVMGIVPSSVVLTGFQVMSRVFLTWAVTHSVKEVQNEDSVLLFVVAWTITEIIRYSFYTFSLLNHLPYLIKWARYTLFIVLYPMGVTGELLTIYAALPYVRETGMYSIRLPNKFNFSFDYYTFLILTMVSYIPLFPQLYFHMLRQRKKVLAPAEGYSKAE